A region from the Salidesulfovibrio onnuriiensis genome encodes:
- a CDS encoding flagellar biosynthesis protein FlhF, whose amino-acid sequence MKTFKAPSQTEAYAMIKADLGEDAVILSNKTVSDNGTKCCEIVAAIDEMPQRQVSTAPTRESVLDEALNDSVGWKHEWGQIKGHLMALLKPQMNLQSLSPRQQLAMEYLEREGVDSNVLLNVFCKLRDNANLSILRVLEGMASIRPLSADSWSRKMHAFAGPHGAGKSSALIRVALREKAQNPGMKICLVAADGNKGKGRLVLKHYAELSGLAFRELITHEDVAALKREAGAFDLILIDLPGMSVNNRLEDWLLAHGMEDWNELAVHLVLNPYYNSEQYRVFAERYKSSKVASVIWTKLDEACTFGAILNMACSSGLPISALSYGSGLKNSITPATKEMIWRMLFMRQLPGSEN is encoded by the coding sequence ATGAAGACCTTCAAAGCTCCATCCCAGACTGAAGCCTACGCCATGATCAAGGCGGATCTCGGCGAAGACGCAGTCATCTTGTCCAACAAGACCGTTTCCGACAACGGCACCAAATGCTGTGAAATCGTGGCCGCGATCGATGAAATGCCGCAGCGGCAGGTATCGACCGCTCCCACCCGCGAATCTGTCCTCGACGAAGCGCTCAACGACAGCGTGGGCTGGAAGCATGAATGGGGCCAGATCAAGGGCCATCTCATGGCCCTGCTCAAGCCGCAGATGAATCTGCAAAGCCTCTCTCCCCGCCAACAGCTGGCCATGGAATACCTGGAAAGAGAGGGCGTGGACAGCAACGTGCTGCTCAACGTGTTCTGCAAGCTGCGCGACAACGCCAATCTCTCTATCCTCCGAGTGCTGGAAGGCATGGCATCCATCAGGCCGCTTTCCGCGGATTCCTGGAGCAGAAAGATGCATGCCTTTGCAGGGCCTCACGGGGCGGGCAAAAGCTCGGCTCTCATCAGAGTGGCCCTACGGGAGAAGGCCCAAAATCCTGGGATGAAAATATGCCTGGTGGCTGCGGACGGCAACAAGGGCAAGGGACGCCTGGTGCTCAAGCATTATGCAGAACTATCGGGGCTGGCCTTCCGCGAACTCATCACCCATGAAGATGTGGCCGCACTGAAACGCGAGGCTGGCGCATTCGATCTGATTCTCATCGATCTTCCCGGGATGTCGGTTAACAACCGCCTTGAAGACTGGCTCCTTGCCCACGGCATGGAGGACTGGAATGAACTGGCCGTGCATCTTGTGCTCAACCCCTACTACAACTCCGAGCAGTACCGCGTATTCGCGGAGCGATATAAATCTTCAAAGGTTGCAAGCGTTATCTGGACGAAACTCGATGAAGCCTGTACATTTGGGGCAATTCTGAACATGGCGTGCTCCAGCGGATTGCCCATCTCGGCCCTGTCTTACGGTTCGGGACTGAAAAACAGCATCACGCCCGCCACAAAGGAAATGATCTGGCGCATGCTTTTCATGCGGCAGTTGCCCGGCAGCGAAAACTAA
- the prmC gene encoding peptide chain release factor N(5)-glutamine methyltransferase gives MHPTVRRCLESAVRVLEAAGVDSPKLSAEVLLAHVLECSRFDLHLDINRLLSAEETVSFEALVERRRGGEPVAYLVGSREFYGLDFRVGPAVLIPRPETEQIVELCESWFQAEDAFVFADLGTGSGILAVTLAYLFPHARGVAVDLSPDALAVARANALEHGVADRVRFVCADFCRSLFLPGVFDLVVSNPPYVTDAEYGEVSGEVRDFEPRLALTSGQDGLGHIRRVVPRVIDMLAEGGEFLFEFGWRQGVAVEKILRQYDNELTEIAVHKDLSGHDRVAVAKKIIA, from the coding sequence ATGCATCCGACTGTACGGCGGTGCCTTGAATCCGCAGTTCGCGTGCTTGAGGCCGCGGGCGTGGATTCGCCCAAGCTTTCCGCGGAAGTGCTGCTGGCCCATGTGCTGGAGTGTTCCCGCTTTGATCTTCATCTGGATATCAACCGTCTCCTCAGTGCCGAGGAGACGGTTTCGTTTGAGGCTCTTGTGGAGCGCCGCCGAGGCGGAGAGCCCGTTGCATATCTGGTGGGTTCACGGGAGTTTTACGGTCTCGATTTCAGGGTAGGTCCGGCGGTGCTTATTCCCAGGCCGGAAACCGAGCAGATCGTGGAATTGTGCGAGAGCTGGTTTCAAGCCGAGGATGCTTTCGTTTTTGCGGATCTCGGAACCGGATCCGGGATTCTTGCAGTTACCTTGGCGTATTTATTTCCCCACGCCCGTGGTGTGGCTGTTGACCTGAGTCCCGACGCCCTGGCCGTGGCCCGCGCAAACGCGCTGGAGCATGGCGTTGCGGACAGGGTGCGGTTCGTGTGTGCGGATTTTTGCAGATCTTTGTTTCTGCCTGGCGTGTTCGATCTTGTGGTTTCCAACCCCCCGTACGTGACTGATGCCGAATATGGCGAGGTCTCCGGTGAGGTCCGGGATTTCGAACCACGGCTTGCCTTGACGAGCGGGCAGGATGGTTTGGGGCACATCCGGAGGGTCGTTCCACGGGTGATTGACATGCTTGCAGAGGGTGGCGAATTCCTGTTTGAGTTCGGATGGCGGCAAGGCGTGGCCGTGGAAAAAATACTTCGTCAATATGATAACGAATTGACCGAGATAGCCGTGCACAAGGATTTGTCCGGCCATGACCGTGTTGCGGTTGCGAAAAAAATAATCGCATAA
- the rpmE gene encoding 50S ribosomal protein L31, with amino-acid sequence MKKDIHPELFDATVRCNCGYESTLKSTKGEEVSVEICANCHPFYTGKQRFVDTAGRIDRFRKKYAKFEEQKSSAE; translated from the coding sequence ATGAAAAAAGATATTCATCCCGAGCTGTTCGATGCAACCGTACGCTGCAACTGCGGATACGAATCCACTCTGAAGTCCACGAAGGGCGAAGAGGTGAGTGTTGAAATTTGCGCCAACTGCCATCCGTTCTACACCGGCAAGCAGCGCTTTGTTGACACCGCTGGTCGTATCGATCGCTTCCGCAAGAAGTACGCGAAGTTCGAAGAGCAGAAATCTTCCGCTGAATAG
- the flhA gene encoding flagellar biosynthesis protein FlhA gives MSNKATTSDIFKLDYNKFAKQGDILLAAGVVVILFVMLIPLPTLFIDFMLTVSISLGLVILITAMFMNSPLEFSIFPSLLLVTTMLRLALNVATTRAILLHGDEGTSAAGSVIQSFGEFVVGGNYVIGIVIFMILFILNKTVIVQGTTRIAEVAARFTLDSLPGKQMAVEADLNAGLLNEDEAKAQRERIRQEADFYGAMDGAGKFVSGDVNAGIMITAINIIGGFLIGVIQKDMNWMDAAHTYTLLTIGDGLVATIPSLIISTSAGIIVSRAAAEAKMGEEFIGQLTFHHRALRLVSCILLVFAIVPGMPTLPFLTLAAICYGVSAISRKQHEAVSGPDTGAAEDDMPTLDTPEEVQALLPLDQLELEVGYGLIPLVDEEQNGNLLSRIRSIRRQFALDMGVVIPSLHLRDNLQLKPGEYRVLIKGNSVAQAELLIDHYLAMDPGDAKHHIDGVDTVEPAFNLPAVWIPEAQKEEAMLAGYTVVDPATVVATHLTEVFRRNLHEFLGRQEVQELLDNLEKRAPKAVESLVPGVLSLGAVQKVFQGLVQENVSIRDLLTIVETMADYGVATQDPMQLVEYVRSRMGRTIVKPYLGENNNLPIITLHPAVDETLTHGLRPAEQGGYLALEPGMAQRIIQKINETVDNAFVADGQPVLLTTPQLRPHLAQLLQRFIPTLPILSQAEIPTDVQIQSLAMVEVQ, from the coding sequence ATGTCCAATAAAGCCACAACCTCGGACATTTTCAAACTCGACTACAATAAGTTCGCAAAGCAGGGGGACATCCTGCTCGCCGCAGGTGTGGTGGTCATCCTCTTCGTGATGCTCATTCCGCTCCCTACCCTTTTCATCGACTTCATGCTCACCGTGAGCATTTCCCTTGGCCTGGTTATCCTTATCACGGCCATGTTCATGAATTCGCCCCTCGAATTCTCCATTTTCCCCTCCCTGCTTCTGGTCACGACCATGTTGAGGCTTGCACTCAACGTGGCCACAACCCGTGCCATTCTCCTCCACGGGGATGAGGGCACAAGCGCGGCGGGTTCCGTTATCCAAAGTTTCGGGGAATTCGTTGTAGGCGGCAACTACGTCATCGGTATCGTCATTTTCATGATCCTGTTCATTCTGAACAAGACCGTCATCGTTCAAGGTACGACCCGAATCGCGGAAGTAGCCGCACGTTTCACATTGGACTCCCTGCCAGGCAAACAGATGGCCGTGGAAGCCGACCTCAACGCGGGACTGCTCAACGAAGACGAGGCCAAGGCACAGCGTGAACGCATCCGTCAGGAGGCAGATTTCTACGGTGCCATGGACGGTGCGGGCAAATTCGTTTCCGGGGACGTCAACGCAGGCATCATGATCACCGCCATCAACATCATCGGCGGTTTCCTCATTGGAGTAATCCAGAAAGACATGAACTGGATGGACGCCGCCCATACCTACACCCTGCTGACCATCGGTGACGGCCTCGTGGCCACCATCCCCTCGCTGATCATTTCCACCTCCGCAGGTATCATCGTCTCCCGCGCCGCAGCCGAGGCGAAGATGGGCGAAGAATTCATCGGTCAGTTGACCTTCCATCACAGGGCCCTCAGGCTTGTCTCCTGTATCCTCCTGGTCTTCGCCATTGTTCCGGGCATGCCCACCCTGCCGTTCCTGACCCTTGCGGCAATCTGCTACGGCGTAAGCGCCATCTCCCGCAAGCAGCACGAAGCCGTCTCCGGCCCGGATACAGGCGCGGCGGAAGACGACATGCCCACACTGGACACTCCCGAGGAGGTGCAGGCGCTGCTGCCTCTGGACCAGCTCGAACTGGAAGTGGGATATGGGCTCATTCCCCTGGTGGACGAAGAACAGAACGGCAACCTTCTTTCCCGTATCCGTTCCATCCGGCGACAGTTCGCACTGGATATGGGCGTGGTCATTCCGTCCCTGCATCTGCGGGACAACCTGCAGCTCAAGCCCGGGGAATACCGCGTGCTCATCAAGGGCAACTCCGTGGCCCAGGCAGAGCTGCTCATCGACCACTACCTGGCAATGGACCCAGGCGATGCAAAACACCATATCGACGGCGTGGACACCGTGGAACCTGCCTTCAACCTTCCGGCCGTCTGGATACCCGAGGCCCAGAAGGAAGAAGCCATGCTCGCGGGCTACACCGTGGTGGACCCGGCTACCGTGGTCGCCACTCACCTCACCGAGGTCTTCCGTCGCAACCTGCACGAATTCCTGGGCCGCCAGGAGGTCCAGGAACTGCTCGACAACCTGGAAAAGCGAGCTCCCAAGGCCGTGGAAAGCCTGGTGCCGGGTGTGCTCTCCCTTGGCGCAGTGCAGAAGGTCTTCCAGGGCCTGGTTCAGGAAAACGTCTCCATCCGCGACCTACTGACCATCGTGGAAACCATGGCCGACTACGGCGTGGCCACCCAGGATCCCATGCAGCTCGTGGAATACGTCCGCTCCAGGATGGGCAGAACCATCGTCAAGCCCTACCTTGGTGAAAACAACAACCTGCCCATCATCACCCTGCACCCTGCTGTCGACGAAACTCTGACACATGGACTACGCCCTGCGGAACAGGGTGGCTACCTTGCCTTGGAACCGGGCATGGCCCAAAGAATTATCCAGAAGATAAATGAGACGGTTGACAACGCTTTCGTGGCGGACGGCCAACCCGTCCTGCTGACAACCCCGCAACTGAGGCCCCACTTGGCGCAACTGTTGCAAAGATTCATTCCGACACTGCCCATTCTGTCCCAGGCGGAAATACCGACTGATGTTCAAATTCAATCACTGGCAATGGTAGAGGTACAGTAG
- the prfA gene encoding peptide chain release factor 1, which yields MFGKLEDIEQTYLDLEKELAAPEIFNDQKRYTKVSKSHAELGEIVNVYRKYKQYKHDLEDNREMLRDDDEDIREMAKAEIEAIEPKLPELEEELKILLLPKDPMDEKNIILEIRAGTGGEEAALFVADLFRMYTRYAESNRWKVDIMNSSETGTGGFKEIIASIAGDKVYSKLKYESGTHRVQRVPATESQGRIHTSAVTVAIMAEAEEVDVDIRSEDLRIDVFRASGPGGQSVNTTDSAVRVTHIPSGVVVSCQDEKSQHKNKAKALKVLRSRILQHEQEKAKAEEDATRRSQVGSGDRSERIRTYNFPQGRVTDHRINLTLYKLDQVMEGDMAELVDSLVSHYQSEALKQQAER from the coding sequence ATGTTTGGCAAGTTGGAAGATATTGAACAGACATATCTCGATCTTGAAAAGGAGCTGGCGGCTCCGGAAATTTTCAATGACCAGAAGCGGTACACCAAGGTCAGCAAATCCCATGCGGAACTCGGCGAGATTGTCAATGTGTACCGCAAGTACAAACAATATAAGCACGACCTTGAGGACAACCGCGAAATGCTCAGAGATGACGATGAGGATATTCGCGAGATGGCCAAGGCCGAAATAGAGGCCATTGAACCCAAGCTGCCGGAGCTCGAGGAGGAACTCAAGATCCTTCTGCTGCCCAAGGATCCCATGGATGAAAAGAACATCATCCTTGAAATCCGCGCCGGTACCGGCGGCGAGGAAGCCGCGTTGTTCGTGGCCGATCTGTTCCGCATGTACACCCGTTATGCGGAATCCAACAGATGGAAGGTGGATATCATGAACTCCAGTGAGACCGGCACGGGCGGTTTCAAGGAAATCATTGCTTCCATTGCGGGCGACAAGGTCTACAGCAAGCTCAAGTATGAGTCCGGCACGCACCGGGTGCAGCGTGTTCCCGCCACCGAATCTCAGGGCCGCATCCATACCTCGGCGGTTACCGTGGCCATCATGGCCGAGGCGGAAGAGGTGGATGTGGACATCCGCAGCGAGGATTTGCGTATCGACGTTTTTCGCGCTTCCGGACCGGGCGGTCAGTCGGTCAACACCACGGACTCCGCCGTGCGTGTCACCCACATTCCCTCGGGCGTGGTTGTTTCCTGTCAGGACGAAAAGTCCCAGCACAAGAACAAGGCCAAGGCCCTCAAGGTGCTTCGGTCCAGGATTCTGCAGCATGAGCAGGAAAAGGCCAAGGCCGAGGAGGACGCAACCCGCCGCAGCCAGGTCGGTTCCGGTGACCGCTCCGAGCGTATCCGTACCTACAACTTTCCCCAGGGGCGCGTCACGGACCACCGCATCAATCTGACCCTGTACAAGCTGGATCAGGTCATGGAAGGGGATATGGCCGAGTTGGTTGATTCCCTTGTCAGCCATTACCAGAGCGAGGCTCTCAAGCAGCAGGCCGAAAGGTAG
- a CDS encoding TusE/DsrC/DsvC family sulfur relay protein, translated as MAVVEFQGKQFEVDEDGFLLQFDSWSPEWVDFVKESEGIKELTDDHQKVIDFLQDYYKKNGIAPMVRILSKVTGFKLKQIYELFPSGPGKGACKMAGLPKPTGCV; from the coding sequence ATGGCTGTTGTCGAATTCCAGGGCAAACAATTTGAAGTTGATGAAGATGGTTTCCTGCTCCAGTTTGACAGCTGGAGCCCTGAGTGGGTTGACTTCGTGAAAGAATCCGAAGGCATCAAGGAACTCACTGATGACCATCAGAAGGTTATCGACTTCCTGCAGGACTACTACAAGAAGAACGGTATCGCACCGATGGTTCGTATCCTTTCCAAGGTTACCGGCTTCAAGCTGAAGCAGATCTACGAACTGTTCCCGTCCGGACCGGGTAAGGGAGCCTGTAAGATGGCCGGCCTGCCCAAGCCCACTGGCTGCGTTTAA
- the lpxC gene encoding UDP-3-O-acyl-N-acetylglucosamine deacetylase yields the protein MLQTTIHKTVRCTGVGLHSGKQVEMTLRPASEGTGVLFSVRNGSGSSFISPKPNLVVETGLATTLGVGQDTVATVEHLLAAIRGMGIDNIHIEIEGKELPIMDGSAAPFVYLLKQAGIRELNKPRKVLSFKKPVNFEQDGKYIKARPYNGLRIDYTIDFAHPLIGRQRMVLEVTPGTFAGEVAKARTFGFLKEVDYLHANGLALGGSLDNAVVLDDYGLLNSEGLRFKDEFVRHKLLDFVGDMAIMGQTLQGHFEVYASGHAMNNEFLRYIDANRDLYLEELVLEARKGNEVREESPLEAMDAIPGVA from the coding sequence ATGCTACAAACCACGATTCACAAGACTGTCCGGTGCACAGGCGTCGGGCTCCACAGCGGTAAACAGGTTGAAATGACCCTGCGTCCCGCATCGGAAGGCACCGGCGTTCTTTTTTCGGTACGCAATGGTTCCGGATCTTCCTTTATCAGTCCCAAGCCGAATCTGGTCGTTGAAACCGGTCTTGCCACCACCTTGGGTGTGGGCCAGGATACCGTCGCCACTGTCGAGCACCTGCTCGCCGCCATCCGCGGCATGGGGATCGACAACATTCATATAGAGATAGAAGGCAAAGAATTGCCCATCATGGACGGAAGCGCCGCTCCGTTCGTCTACCTGCTCAAGCAGGCCGGGATTCGCGAACTCAACAAGCCCCGCAAGGTGCTGTCCTTCAAGAAACCCGTCAACTTTGAGCAGGACGGCAAGTACATCAAGGCACGCCCCTACAACGGCCTGCGGATCGATTACACCATCGATTTTGCCCATCCTCTCATCGGTCGTCAGCGCATGGTGCTTGAAGTCACCCCCGGCACCTTTGCCGGCGAAGTGGCCAAAGCCCGTACTTTCGGTTTTCTCAAGGAAGTGGACTACCTGCACGCCAACGGCTTGGCGCTTGGCGGTTCTTTGGACAACGCGGTCGTGCTGGACGACTACGGCCTTCTTAACTCCGAGGGCCTTCGCTTCAAGGATGAATTCGTTCGTCACAAGCTTCTCGACTTTGTTGGGGACATGGCCATCATGGGCCAGACCCTCCAGGGGCATTTCGAGGTGTATGCCTCGGGACATGCCATGAACAACGAGTTTTTGCGCTACATAGACGCCAATCGCGATCTGTATCTTGAAGAGCTCGTGCTTGAAGCCCGGAAGGGCAATGAGGTTCGCGAAGAAAGTCCTCTGGAAGCCATGGACGCCATTCCCGGCGTTGCCTAG
- a CDS encoding chemotaxis response regulator CheY, with protein sequence MPADTSMRILVVDDFSTMRKIVKNILRQLGFTNIVEADDGTTAWDVLNKDNIDFIVSDWNMPKMSGIELLRKVRDSEEYADIPFLMVTAEAQQENIIEAVQAKVSNYIVKPFTPETLSQKIEKIFQ encoded by the coding sequence ATGCCCGCTGATACTAGCATGCGCATCCTTGTAGTCGACGACTTTTCCACCATGCGGAAAATCGTCAAGAACATTCTGCGTCAACTCGGCTTCACCAACATCGTTGAAGCTGACGACGGCACCACCGCCTGGGATGTTCTGAACAAGGACAACATCGACTTTATTGTTTCCGACTGGAACATGCCCAAAATGTCCGGCATCGAACTGCTGCGCAAGGTGCGCGACAGTGAGGAATACGCTGACATTCCTTTCCTGATGGTCACGGCGGAAGCCCAGCAGGAAAACATCATCGAAGCTGTCCAGGCGAAGGTTTCCAACTATATCGTGAAGCCCTTCACGCCTGAAACCCTGAGCCAGAAAATCGAAAAGATTTTCCAGTAA
- a CDS encoding DUF1385 domain-containing protein — protein MMRSRSKLAIAVRKPDGEISVEVRPWFSLSTWNLFRKPFLRGFPVLMETMVNGIKALNYSATVAVEEDPEAGELSSIHLVVTLAIAIAAALGLFVVLPHFISVGMEWLGYAGDVDSLSFHAWDGVFKMFIFVAYIGGISFIPDIRRVFQYHGAEHKVIWAYEEGGKLAPSTSRGYSRLHPRCGTAFLLFVLAVSILLYSFLVPWLLTFYSPEHFVYKHLYIVGVKLLLMVPISNIAYEMIKFAGRFNRNILCRALCWPGLMMQLLTTKEPDDEQIEVAIAALQCAVNAEE, from the coding sequence ATGATGCGCTCCCGTAGCAAATTGGCCATTGCCGTGCGCAAGCCGGACGGCGAGATCTCCGTGGAAGTTCGCCCGTGGTTTTCCCTTTCCACCTGGAATCTTTTTCGCAAGCCTTTTTTGCGTGGTTTCCCCGTGCTCATGGAAACCATGGTCAACGGAATCAAAGCCCTCAATTATTCGGCAACCGTCGCAGTTGAGGAAGATCCCGAAGCCGGAGAATTGAGTTCCATTCACCTAGTGGTGACATTGGCCATCGCCATTGCCGCGGCTCTGGGTCTTTTCGTGGTCCTGCCGCATTTCATTTCCGTGGGCATGGAGTGGCTGGGATATGCCGGCGATGTGGATTCCCTGAGCTTTCATGCCTGGGATGGCGTCTTCAAGATGTTCATTTTCGTTGCCTATATCGGGGGCATTTCCTTTATTCCGGATATCCGCCGGGTGTTCCAGTACCATGGCGCCGAGCACAAGGTCATCTGGGCCTATGAAGAGGGCGGCAAGCTCGCCCCCAGCACCAGCCGGGGTTACAGCCGACTGCACCCGCGGTGCGGGACTGCTTTTTTGCTGTTCGTCCTGGCTGTCAGCATCCTTCTGTATTCATTTCTGGTTCCCTGGCTGCTGACATTCTATTCCCCGGAACATTTTGTCTACAAGCATCTGTATATCGTAGGCGTCAAGCTGTTGCTCATGGTTCCCATCAGCAATATTGCCTACGAGATGATCAAGTTTGCGGGAAGGTTCAATCGAAACATCCTGTGCAGGGCCTTGTGCTGGCCCGGTCTTATGATGCAGCTGCTGACCACCAAGGAACCGGACGACGAACAGATCGAAGTGGCCATTGCCGCGCTGCAGTGCGCCGTAAACGCCGAGGAGTAA
- a CDS encoding FliA/WhiG family RNA polymerase sigma factor, producing the protein MAILSSSGKSSSSKSNPWLDLETGEKAWNDFSPRDREDIVRHYAPKIRILALRMKAKLPHTVELNELISAGSLGLLDALGKFNPALKIKFDTYSENRIKGAMLDELRRMDWFSRGLRQKVKVLECAMRQIEHETGAPATPQQLEEHTGLSQKEVQQGLEALQNQMCVSIDAFHENLLTKGDRQDDEPFQSTAFHELVDKVAHLIEELTPREKLVISLYYGEELNMKEVAEVMDITEGRVSQLHSQALIKLRKNFKARYESE; encoded by the coding sequence ATGGCAATATTAAGTTCTTCTGGAAAAAGCTCCTCTTCCAAGAGCAATCCGTGGCTTGACCTGGAAACGGGGGAAAAAGCGTGGAACGACTTTTCTCCTCGCGACCGTGAGGACATCGTCCGTCACTACGCTCCCAAGATCCGGATACTTGCTCTGCGAATGAAGGCCAAGCTGCCGCACACTGTCGAACTCAACGAATTGATCAGTGCCGGCAGTCTTGGGCTGCTCGATGCACTGGGCAAATTCAATCCGGCTCTGAAAATCAAATTCGACACCTATTCGGAAAACCGTATCAAGGGAGCCATGCTCGACGAACTCCGCCGCATGGACTGGTTTTCCCGCGGTCTGCGTCAGAAGGTCAAGGTGCTGGAATGCGCCATGCGCCAGATCGAGCATGAAACCGGCGCACCGGCCACACCGCAGCAATTGGAAGAACACACGGGCCTTTCGCAAAAAGAAGTGCAGCAAGGCCTGGAAGCGCTGCAAAATCAAATGTGCGTCAGCATCGACGCATTCCATGAAAATCTTCTCACCAAGGGAGACCGCCAGGACGACGAACCGTTCCAGTCCACGGCCTTCCATGAGCTGGTGGACAAAGTAGCCCATCTCATTGAGGAATTGACCCCAAGGGAAAAATTGGTCATATCTCTTTATTATGGTGAGGAATTGAACATGAAGGAAGTCGCCGAGGTAATGGACATTACCGAAGGACGGGTTTCACAACTCCACTCACAGGCCTTGATCAAACTGAGGAAAAATTTTAAGGCCCGTTATGAAAGCGAATAA
- a CDS encoding MinD/ParA family protein, with translation MNSRFPMVLSVTSGKGGVGKTNISVNLAYTLTQMGKKVVLLDADLGLANVDVLLGMAPEYNLFHLFHEDMTLDKVLFETPYGFRILPASSGVSEMVNLDKGQKLDLLDAMDSMDEDIDYLIVDTGAGINDNVLYFNLAVQERLVVLTPEPTSLTDAYALIKVLKLYHGVERFRILVNMVKDQKMAKEVYIKLANACDHFLDGVSLDLVGFIPMDPQVRKSVIAQIPFCHGNPDCPASLGLIQAANKITSWKPTTATDGNIKFFWKKLLFQEQSVA, from the coding sequence ATGAATTCACGTTTTCCCATGGTTCTCTCCGTCACCTCAGGCAAGGGTGGCGTGGGCAAGACGAACATATCCGTTAACTTGGCCTATACCCTTACCCAGATGGGCAAGAAGGTCGTCCTGCTGGACGCAGACCTCGGCCTGGCCAATGTGGACGTGCTCCTGGGCATGGCCCCGGAATATAATCTCTTCCATCTTTTCCATGAAGATATGACCCTAGATAAGGTCCTCTTCGAAACCCCGTATGGATTCCGAATTCTGCCCGCCTCTTCCGGGGTGAGCGAGATGGTCAATCTGGACAAGGGGCAGAAACTCGATCTGCTCGATGCAATGGATTCCATGGACGAGGACATCGACTACCTCATCGTGGACACCGGTGCAGGCATCAACGACAATGTCCTGTATTTCAACCTGGCCGTACAGGAACGGCTTGTGGTACTCACACCGGAGCCGACGTCGCTGACCGACGCCTATGCGCTCATCAAGGTTCTCAAACTGTATCATGGTGTTGAACGTTTCAGAATTCTTGTTAATATGGTCAAAGATCAAAAAATGGCCAAGGAAGTGTACATCAAGCTCGCCAATGCCTGCGACCACTTCCTCGACGGCGTATCCCTGGATCTGGTGGGCTTCATCCCCATGGATCCGCAGGTACGCAAATCCGTCATAGCGCAGATACCCTTCTGCCATGGCAATCCGGATTGTCCGGCAAGCTTGGGACTCATTCAGGCGGCCAATAAAATAACCTCCTGGAAACCGACGACAGCGACTGATGGCAATATTAAGTTCTTCTGGAAAAAGCTCCTCTTCCAAGAGCAATCCGTGGCTTGA
- a CDS encoding flagellar basal body-associated FliL family protein: MVLLVPDGPEEVAEESAETHMDPSGQPKAQLDDSEASRATQKVDLDLDDAPFLEDEEEEEVELEEAPEEEAPSEEKKEKKELPAIFKNKLFYMAVVIAVLLIVILYLLFSRPDAPPPPPPPEPEPIEEPLVEPEPVITGEILLRLDPFLIEQKDEKGAIRFLEVRLVLNTTDEELARQFKQETFTVRNALYYYLKNKDLQFLSDKNNADKLKQELLAVVNQYMGFGQFETLLFEQYLVR, translated from the coding sequence ATGGTTCTGCTCGTCCCGGACGGTCCAGAAGAGGTCGCGGAAGAATCCGCAGAAACTCATATGGATCCGTCCGGGCAGCCCAAGGCCCAACTGGACGACAGCGAGGCCAGCAGAGCCACCCAGAAGGTCGACCTGGACCTTGACGATGCCCCATTCCTCGAAGACGAGGAAGAGGAGGAGGTAGAACTCGAAGAGGCCCCCGAAGAGGAGGCTCCTTCCGAAGAAAAGAAAGAAAAAAAGGAACTCCCGGCCATATTCAAGAACAAGTTGTTCTACATGGCCGTGGTTATCGCAGTTCTGCTCATTGTCATCCTCTATCTCCTTTTCAGCAGACCCGACGCCCCTCCTCCCCCGCCTCCGCCTGAACCGGAGCCGATCGAAGAACCTCTGGTAGAACCTGAACCGGTTATAACCGGTGAAATACTTCTCCGGCTCGACCCCTTCCTTATCGAGCAAAAGGATGAAAAGGGCGCAATTCGGTTCCTAGAGGTCCGCCTGGTGCTCAACACCACGGATGAAGAACTTGCCAGGCAGTTCAAGCAGGAGACCTTCACCGTCCGCAATGCCCTGTATTACTATTTGAAGAATAAGGATTTACAGTTCCTGTCCGATAAGAATAATGCGGACAAACTGAAGCAGGAGCTTCTTGCCGTAGTGAACCAGTATATGGGATTCGGTCAATTCGAAACCCTGCTGTTCGAACAATACCTTGTGAGGTAA